From one Desulfurococcus sp. genomic stretch:
- a CDS encoding 30S ribosomal protein S5, translating to MLSASAVDKEALSKWVPRTRVGKMVLEGKITSLKEIFDKNLPLLEPEIVDYLLPDLVYERIDTKIVQKMTDAGRRTKFLVVVVVGNGNGFVGVGTGKAKQFTDALAKALRNAKLNIRPVRRGCGSWECRCGEPHSIPFTTRGKSGSVEVVLKPAPRGTGLVAGDAAKVVLRLAGIRDVWTQSFGETRTTLNFAKAVANALSNTYKFTTPLDWVKA from the coding sequence TAGTAAGTGGGTTCCCAGGACGCGTGTAGGCAAGATGGTATTAGAAGGCAAGATAACAAGCCTCAAAGAGATATTCGATAAGAACCTACCCTTACTGGAACCAGAGATCGTAGACTACCTGCTACCAGACCTAGTCTACGAGAGAATAGATACCAAGATAGTCCAGAAGATGACTGATGCAGGCAGGAGAACAAAGTTCCTAGTAGTAGTCGTCGTAGGCAACGGGAACGGCTTCGTCGGTGTAGGGACAGGTAAAGCCAAGCAGTTCACTGATGCACTGGCGAAAGCACTTAGAAACGCTAAGCTGAACATAAGGCCTGTTAGAAGAGGATGCGGTAGCTGGGAGTGCAGGTGCGGTGAACCCCACAGCATCCCATTTACAACGCGCGGTAAAAGTGGTAGTGTTGAAGTAGTGTTAAAGCCTGCTCCACGCGGGACAGGACTAGTTGCAGGAGATGCAGCTAAAGTAGTATTAAGACTAGCTGGTATCAGAGACGTGTGGACTCAAAGCTTCGGGGAAACTAGGACCACACTAAACTTTGCTAAAGCAGTTGCAAACGCGCTCAGCAACACCTACAAGTTCACAACCCCGCTAGACTGGGTTAAAGCCTAG